A region from the Cuculus canorus isolate bCucCan1 chromosome 14, bCucCan1.pri, whole genome shotgun sequence genome encodes:
- the LRRTM2 gene encoding leucine-rich repeat transmembrane neuronal protein 2 isoform X1 yields MGLHFKWPLGARMLAALYAMSMVLKMLPALGLACPPKCRCEKLLFYCDSQGFHSVPNTTEKGSLGLSLRHNSISELERDQFASFSQLTWLHLDHNQIATVREDSFQGLYKLKELVLSSNKIFHLPNTTFSQLLNLQNLDLSFNQLSSLHPELFYGLRKLQTLHLRSNSLRTIPVRLFWDCRSLEFLDLSTNRLRSLARNGFAGLIKLRELHLEHNQLTKINFAHFLRLSSLHTLFLQWNKISNLTCGMEWTWGTLEKLDLTGNEIKAIDLTVFETMPNLKTLLMDNNKLTTLDSKILTSLTSLTTVGLSGNLWECSPKICALATWLSGFQGRWEHSILCHSPDHTQGEDILDAVYGFQLCWNLSTVVTPVATTSTAPTTEYTKRISSSHFHMGDKEVPTTAGMVVTTEEHFPEPNNAIFTQRVITGTMALLFSFFFIIFIVFISRKCCPPTLRRIRQCSMIQNHRQLRSQTRLHMANISDQGPYNEYEPTHEGPFIIINGYGQCKCQQLPYKECEV; encoded by the exons ATGG GCTTACATTTCAAGTGGCCATTAGGGGCTCGTATGCTGGCAGCACTATATGCAATGAGTatggttttaaaaatgctgcCTGCCTTGGGCTTGGCTTGTCCACCAAAATGTCgctgtgagaagctgctctTTTACTGTGACTCTCAGGGATTTCACTCAGTGCCAAACACCACTGAAAAGGGCTCGCTAGGTTTGTCACTGAGGCACAATTCTATTTCTGAACTTGAAAGGGATCAATTTGCAAGCTTCAGTCAACTTACTTGGCTTCACTTAGATCATAATCAAATTGCAACAGTCAGAGAAGATTCTTTTCAAGGACTGTATAAACTTAAGGAATTAGTCCTAAGTTCCaacaaaatctttcatttgCCAAACACAACTTTTAGCCAGCTGCTTAACCTGCAGAATTTGGACCTCTCTTTTAATCAGTTATCCTCTCTGCACCCCGAGCTCTTCTACGGCCTTCGCAAGCTACAGACCTTGCACTTGCGATCCAACTCCCTGCGGACCATCCCGGTCCGCCTGTTCTGGGACTGTCGTAGCCTGGAGTTCCTGGATTTGAGCACAAACCGCTTGCGAAGTTTGGCTCGAAACGGATTTGCGGGATTAATCAAGCTGAGGGAGCTTCACCTAGAGCACAACCAGCTGACGAAGATTAATTTTGCTCACTTCCTCCGGCTGAGCAGCCTGCACACACTCTTCTTGCAGTGGAACAAAATCAGCAACTTGACGTGTGGGATGGAGTGGACCTGGGGCACCTTAGAAAAGCTCGATTTGACTGGGAACGAAATCAAAGCCATCGACCTCACCGTCTTTGAAACTATGCCTAACCTTAAAACCCTCCTCATGGATAACAACAAGCTCACCACTCTGGATTCCAAGATCCTAACTTCACTGACATCCCTCACCACCGTGGGCCTCTCCGGCAATCTGTGGGAATGCAGCCCAAAGATCTGCGCCTTGGCCACATGGTTGAGTGGCTTCCAAGGTCGGTGGGAGCACTCCATCCTCTGCCACAGCCCCGACCACACCCAGGGAGAGGATATTCTGGATGCAGTGTATGGTTTTCAGCTTTGCTGGAATTTATCGACTGTTGTTACACCCGTGGCTACGACGTCCACAGCTCCAACGACCGAGTACACGAAAAGAATAAGCTCTTCTCATTTCCATATGGGAGACAAAGAGGTTCCAACTACGGCAGGCATGGTCGTTACcactgaagaacattttcccGAGCCAAACAATGCCATCTTCACTCAGAGGGTAATTACAGGAACAATggctttattgttttctttcttttttatcatttttatagTGTTCATCTCCAGGAAGTGCTGCCCTCCCACATTAAGAAGAATTAGGCAGTGTTCAATGATTCAAAACCACAGGCAGCTCCGATCCCAAACGCGGCTGCATATGGCAAATATATCAGACCAAGGACCCTATAACGAGTACGAACCCACCCACGAAGGACCCTTCATCATCATTAACGGCTACGGACAGTGCAAGTGCCAGCAGCTGCCGTACAAAGAATGTGAAGTATAA
- the LRRTM2 gene encoding leucine-rich repeat transmembrane neuronal protein 2 isoform X3, with product MQPPMYSKEWLFYGLRKLQTLHLRSNSLRTIPVRLFWDCRSLEFLDLSTNRLRSLARNGFAGLIKLRELHLEHNQLTKINFAHFLRLSSLHTLFLQWNKISNLTCGMEWTWGTLEKLDLTGNEIKAIDLTVFETMPNLKTLLMDNNKLTTLDSKILTSLTSLTTVGLSGNLWECSPKICALATWLSGFQGRWEHSILCHSPDHTQGEDILDAVYGFQLCWNLSTVVTPVATTSTAPTTEYTKRISSSHFHMGDKEVPTTAGMVVTTEEHFPEPNNAIFTQRVITGTMALLFSFFFIIFIVFISRKCCPPTLRRIRQCSMIQNHRQLRSQTRLHMANISDQGPYNEYEPTHEGPFIIINGYGQCKCQQLPYKECEV from the exons ATGCAACCTCCAATGTACTCAAAAGAATGG CTCTTCTACGGCCTTCGCAAGCTACAGACCTTGCACTTGCGATCCAACTCCCTGCGGACCATCCCGGTCCGCCTGTTCTGGGACTGTCGTAGCCTGGAGTTCCTGGATTTGAGCACAAACCGCTTGCGAAGTTTGGCTCGAAACGGATTTGCGGGATTAATCAAGCTGAGGGAGCTTCACCTAGAGCACAACCAGCTGACGAAGATTAATTTTGCTCACTTCCTCCGGCTGAGCAGCCTGCACACACTCTTCTTGCAGTGGAACAAAATCAGCAACTTGACGTGTGGGATGGAGTGGACCTGGGGCACCTTAGAAAAGCTCGATTTGACTGGGAACGAAATCAAAGCCATCGACCTCACCGTCTTTGAAACTATGCCTAACCTTAAAACCCTCCTCATGGATAACAACAAGCTCACCACTCTGGATTCCAAGATCCTAACTTCACTGACATCCCTCACCACCGTGGGCCTCTCCGGCAATCTGTGGGAATGCAGCCCAAAGATCTGCGCCTTGGCCACATGGTTGAGTGGCTTCCAAGGTCGGTGGGAGCACTCCATCCTCTGCCACAGCCCCGACCACACCCAGGGAGAGGATATTCTGGATGCAGTGTATGGTTTTCAGCTTTGCTGGAATTTATCGACTGTTGTTACACCCGTGGCTACGACGTCCACAGCTCCAACGACCGAGTACACGAAAAGAATAAGCTCTTCTCATTTCCATATGGGAGACAAAGAGGTTCCAACTACGGCAGGCATGGTCGTTACcactgaagaacattttcccGAGCCAAACAATGCCATCTTCACTCAGAGGGTAATTACAGGAACAATggctttattgttttctttcttttttatcatttttatagTGTTCATCTCCAGGAAGTGCTGCCCTCCCACATTAAGAAGAATTAGGCAGTGTTCAATGATTCAAAACCACAGGCAGCTCCGATCCCAAACGCGGCTGCATATGGCAAATATATCAGACCAAGGACCCTATAACGAGTACGAACCCACCCACGAAGGACCCTTCATCATCATTAACGGCTACGGACAGTGCAAGTGCCAGCAGCTGCCGTACAAAGAATGTGAAGTATAA
- the LRRTM2 gene encoding leucine-rich repeat transmembrane neuronal protein 2 isoform X2, giving the protein MQPPMYSKEWLSSLHPELFYGLRKLQTLHLRSNSLRTIPVRLFWDCRSLEFLDLSTNRLRSLARNGFAGLIKLRELHLEHNQLTKINFAHFLRLSSLHTLFLQWNKISNLTCGMEWTWGTLEKLDLTGNEIKAIDLTVFETMPNLKTLLMDNNKLTTLDSKILTSLTSLTTVGLSGNLWECSPKICALATWLSGFQGRWEHSILCHSPDHTQGEDILDAVYGFQLCWNLSTVVTPVATTSTAPTTEYTKRISSSHFHMGDKEVPTTAGMVVTTEEHFPEPNNAIFTQRVITGTMALLFSFFFIIFIVFISRKCCPPTLRRIRQCSMIQNHRQLRSQTRLHMANISDQGPYNEYEPTHEGPFIIINGYGQCKCQQLPYKECEV; this is encoded by the exons ATGCAACCTCCAATGTACTCAAAAGAATGG TTATCCTCTCTGCACCCCGAGCTCTTCTACGGCCTTCGCAAGCTACAGACCTTGCACTTGCGATCCAACTCCCTGCGGACCATCCCGGTCCGCCTGTTCTGGGACTGTCGTAGCCTGGAGTTCCTGGATTTGAGCACAAACCGCTTGCGAAGTTTGGCTCGAAACGGATTTGCGGGATTAATCAAGCTGAGGGAGCTTCACCTAGAGCACAACCAGCTGACGAAGATTAATTTTGCTCACTTCCTCCGGCTGAGCAGCCTGCACACACTCTTCTTGCAGTGGAACAAAATCAGCAACTTGACGTGTGGGATGGAGTGGACCTGGGGCACCTTAGAAAAGCTCGATTTGACTGGGAACGAAATCAAAGCCATCGACCTCACCGTCTTTGAAACTATGCCTAACCTTAAAACCCTCCTCATGGATAACAACAAGCTCACCACTCTGGATTCCAAGATCCTAACTTCACTGACATCCCTCACCACCGTGGGCCTCTCCGGCAATCTGTGGGAATGCAGCCCAAAGATCTGCGCCTTGGCCACATGGTTGAGTGGCTTCCAAGGTCGGTGGGAGCACTCCATCCTCTGCCACAGCCCCGACCACACCCAGGGAGAGGATATTCTGGATGCAGTGTATGGTTTTCAGCTTTGCTGGAATTTATCGACTGTTGTTACACCCGTGGCTACGACGTCCACAGCTCCAACGACCGAGTACACGAAAAGAATAAGCTCTTCTCATTTCCATATGGGAGACAAAGAGGTTCCAACTACGGCAGGCATGGTCGTTACcactgaagaacattttcccGAGCCAAACAATGCCATCTTCACTCAGAGGGTAATTACAGGAACAATggctttattgttttctttcttttttatcatttttatagTGTTCATCTCCAGGAAGTGCTGCCCTCCCACATTAAGAAGAATTAGGCAGTGTTCAATGATTCAAAACCACAGGCAGCTCCGATCCCAAACGCGGCTGCATATGGCAAATATATCAGACCAAGGACCCTATAACGAGTACGAACCCACCCACGAAGGACCCTTCATCATCATTAACGGCTACGGACAGTGCAAGTGCCAGCAGCTGCCGTACAAAGAATGTGAAGTATAA